The sequence below is a genomic window from Streptomyces sp. NBC_00289.
TACTCGTCCGGCACCTGATGACCCACACAGCGGGCCTGACCTTCGCTTTTTACCACAACCACCCCGTCGACGCGCTCTACCGCGAGGCCGGTCTGGAGTCGGCCGTGCTACCGGGCTCGAACCTCGCCGAGACGGTCGACGTGTACGCCGGCCTGCCGCTCCAGTTCGAGCCGGGCACCGAGTGGAACTACTCCGTCGCCACCAACGTCCTCGGCCGGATCGTGGAGGTGGTGTCCGGGCAGCCGCTCGACACGTTCCTCGCCGAGCGGATCTTCGGCCCCCTCGGCATGACCGACGCCGGGTTCCACGTGCCGCCCGAACAGCGGGACAGGCTTGCGGAGTTGTACGGCGACACCGACGGCGGCGGCATCGAGCCGATCCCCGGTCTGCCCCTCCACGGCCGCCCCCGCTTCCTGTCCGGCAGCGGCGGCATGGTGGCCTCCGCGCACGACGTCCACCGCTTCGCGGAGCTGCTGCGCCGCCGCGGCGAGCTCGACGGCACCCGTCTGCTCGCCCCGCGAACAGTGGACCTGATGACCTCCAACCAGCTGCCCGGCGGCGCCGACCTGCGCTCCTTCGGCAGCCGTCCGGCCCACGACGAGCCCGGCAACGACGGGGTCGGCTTCGGCCTCGGTGTCTCTGTGGTGATCGACCCGGAGCGCACGAAGGC
It includes:
- a CDS encoding serine hydrolase domain-containing protein, producing the protein MAQLRQEVDPGEAGLDAKALDRLDQHFAHYVDEGRLPGFLVAVSRGGRVAHLTAHGHRDLAAGLPVEADTLWRIYSMTKPVTSVAALLLVEEGRLSLDDPVARHLPAFADPQVYVGGSGAGLRTRPADGPILVRHLMTHTAGLTFAFYHNHPVDALYREAGLESAVLPGSNLAETVDVYAGLPLQFEPGTEWNYSVATNVLGRIVEVVSGQPLDTFLAERIFGPLGMTDAGFHVPPEQRDRLAELYGDTDGGGIEPIPGLPLHGRPRFLSGSGGMVASAHDVHRFAELLRRRGELDGTRLLAPRTVDLMTSNQLPGGADLRSFGSRPAHDEPGNDGVGFGLGVSVVIDPERTKAPSGLGTYGWSGVATTTFWVDPGRDLTVQFMTQVRPKGSHSIYPELKRLVHEAVTD